One Sanguibacter sp. HDW7 DNA window includes the following coding sequences:
- the kdpB gene encoding potassium-transporting ATPase subunit KdpB — translation MTARPTPAAPPTAPAPAPAAPVATPSRPRQAATRGLTLAMLRDALPAAFRKLDPRLLARTPVLLLVELGAVVTTVATVVEPDAFRLTVTVWLWLTLLLATAAEAVAESRGRAQASSLRATQRETTARRIDAPVDTLVSTTGLDRLPTVEVLSTRLTVGDVVVVSAGETIPGDGDVIEGVATVDESAITGESAPVVRESGGDRSAVTGGTVVLSDRIVVRITAEPGQTFLDRMIALVEGSERQRTPNEVALGILLTTLTVVFLLAVVTLAPFASRVGAGQDVVVLVALLVCLVPTTIGALLSAIGIAGMDRLVRRGVLATSGRAVEAAGDVDVLLLDKTGTITFGNRRATALLPVGGTTPDELATAVRLASLGDDTPEGRSILELCPGPDEAPAGAVVIPFTAHTRMSGLDLPAQAGGSGHGGPGHDGTAARELRKGAADAVQRWVRSTGVTDDGADAAELDAVVGEVAAAGATPLVVATRTGKGHARVLGVVRLSDVVKPGLTERFATLRAMGIRTVMVTGDNPVTARAIAAEAGVDDVLAQATPEDKLALIRREQAGGRLVAMTGDGTNDAPALAQSDVGVAMASGTAAAKEAGNMVDLDSDPTKLVEIVEIGKQLLITRGALTTFSIANDVAKYFAILPAMFAGTLPQLGALDIMRLSSPQSAIVSAVIFNALIIAALVPLALRGVRYRPLGAATLLRRNLLVYGVGGVIAPFVGIKLIDLLVSLLPGF, via the coding sequence ATGACCGCCCGCCCGACACCCGCCGCGCCACCCACCGCACCCGCACCCGCACCCGCTGCTCCGGTCGCTACCCCGAGCCGCCCCCGCCAGGCCGCCACGCGCGGCCTCACCCTCGCGATGCTCCGCGACGCCCTGCCCGCGGCCTTCCGCAAGCTCGACCCGCGGCTCCTCGCCCGGACGCCCGTCCTCCTGCTCGTCGAGCTCGGCGCGGTCGTCACGACCGTCGCGACCGTCGTCGAGCCCGACGCGTTCCGCCTCACCGTCACGGTGTGGCTCTGGCTCACGCTCCTGCTCGCGACGGCCGCCGAGGCCGTCGCGGAGTCCCGCGGCCGTGCCCAGGCGTCGAGCCTGCGTGCGACGCAGCGGGAGACGACCGCGCGCCGGATCGACGCACCCGTCGACACGCTCGTGTCCACGACAGGGCTCGATCGCCTCCCGACGGTCGAGGTCCTCTCGACGCGGCTCACGGTCGGCGACGTCGTCGTCGTGTCCGCGGGCGAGACGATCCCGGGCGACGGCGACGTCATCGAGGGCGTCGCGACTGTCGACGAGTCCGCGATCACGGGCGAGTCCGCGCCCGTCGTGCGCGAGTCGGGCGGCGACCGCTCGGCCGTCACCGGCGGAACCGTCGTCCTCTCGGACCGGATCGTCGTGCGCATCACGGCCGAGCCCGGCCAGACGTTCCTCGACCGCATGATCGCCCTCGTCGAGGGCTCCGAGCGGCAGCGCACCCCCAACGAGGTCGCGCTCGGCATCCTCCTGACGACCCTCACCGTGGTGTTCCTCCTCGCGGTCGTCACGCTCGCGCCCTTCGCGTCGCGGGTGGGTGCGGGCCAGGACGTCGTCGTGCTCGTCGCCCTCCTCGTATGCCTCGTGCCGACGACCATCGGCGCCCTGCTGTCCGCGATCGGCATCGCCGGCATGGACCGGCTCGTGCGGCGCGGCGTGCTCGCGACCTCGGGCCGCGCGGTCGAGGCTGCGGGCGACGTCGACGTCCTCCTGCTCGACAAGACGGGCACGATCACGTTCGGCAACCGCCGGGCGACCGCGCTCCTGCCGGTCGGCGGGACGACGCCCGACGAGCTCGCGACGGCCGTCCGCCTCGCCTCGCTCGGCGACGACACGCCCGAGGGCCGCAGCATCCTCGAGCTGTGCCCCGGGCCCGACGAGGCCCCCGCGGGTGCCGTCGTCATCCCGTTCACGGCGCACACCCGCATGTCCGGTCTCGACCTGCCCGCGCAGGCCGGCGGCTCCGGGCACGGCGGTCCTGGGCACGACGGCACCGCGGCGCGCGAGCTCCGCAAGGGCGCCGCCGACGCCGTCCAGCGCTGGGTCCGCTCGACCGGCGTGACGGACGACGGGGCCGACGCCGCAGAGCTCGACGCAGTCGTCGGCGAGGTCGCCGCCGCGGGCGCGACGCCGCTCGTCGTCGCGACCCGCACGGGCAAGGGGCACGCCCGCGTCCTCGGCGTCGTCCGGCTCTCCGACGTCGTCAAGCCAGGGCTCACCGAACGGTTCGCGACGCTGCGCGCCATGGGTATCCGCACCGTCATGGTGACGGGCGACAACCCCGTCACCGCCCGCGCGATCGCCGCCGAGGCAGGCGTCGACGACGTCCTCGCCCAGGCGACCCCCGAGGACAAGCTCGCGCTCATCCGCCGCGAGCAGGCCGGCGGCAGGCTCGTCGCCATGACGGGCGACGGCACGAACGACGCCCCGGCGCTCGCGCAGTCCGACGTCGGCGTCGCGATGGCCTCGGGCACCGCGGCCGCGAAGGAGGCCGGCAACATGGTCGACCTCGACTCCGACCCGACGAAGCTCGTCGAGATCGTCGAGATCGGCAAGCAGCTCCTCATCACCCGCGGCGCCCTCACGACCTTCTCGATCGCCAACGACGTCGCGAAGTACTTCGCGATCCTCCCCGCGATGTTCGCGGGCACCCTGCCCCAGCTCGGCGCGCTCGACATCATGCGGCTGAGCAGCCCGCAGTCCGCGATCGTCTCCGCGGTGATCTTCAACGCGCTCATCATCGCGGCGCTCGTCCCGCTCGCCCTGCGCGGCGTGCGCTACCGCCCGCTCGGTGCGGCGACGCTCCTGCGACGCAACCTGCTCGTCTACGGCGTCGGCGGCGTCATCGCGCCGTTCGTCGGCATCAAGCTCATCGACCTCCTCGTGTCGCTGCTCCCCGGGTTCTGA